The Lycium barbarum isolate Lr01 chromosome 12, ASM1917538v2, whole genome shotgun sequence genome includes a region encoding these proteins:
- the LOC132624163 gene encoding uncharacterized protein LOC132624163 codes for MGQLGVQVNWRPPDRGWIKCNTDGAARGNPGRGSWGFCLRNENGDLIAAKAKELTNPASTNTQAEAMAILQAIKYVEEKQFQQILIETDSLLLMNCILKIWEVPWQIIEVVEEIWKRMQNRTFKITHIMREGNQLADHLANLALDEGEVDVESFQELGAKGRGLINNDKLELPYLRIKTCRR; via the exons atgggac AACTCGGTGTTCAAGTGAATTGGAGGCCACCTGACAGGGGATGGATCAAGTGTAACACAGATGGAGCAGCTAGAGGAAATCCTGGAAGAGGATCATGGGGGTTTTGTTTGAGGAATGAGAATGGTGATTTGATTGCTGCTAAAGCAAAGGAATTAACAAATCCAGCTAGCACTAATACTCAGGCTGAAGCAATGGCTATTCTACAAGCAATAAAGTATGTTGAGGAGAAACAATTTCAGCAAATACTTATTGAAACTGATTCCTTACTCTTGATGAATTGCATTCTTAAAATCTGGGAAGTACCTTGGCAAATTATTGAAGTAGTGGAGGAGATTTGGAAAAGAATGCAAAATAGAACTTTTAAAATCACTCATATCATGAGAGAAGGGAATCAGTTGGCTGACCACTTGGCCAATCTAGCATTAGATGAAGGGGAAGTGGATGTTGAATCATTTCAAGAACTAGGAGCTAAAGGAAGGGGGCTCATCAACAATGATAAATTGGAATTGCCTTACTTGAGGATAAAAACATGCAGGAGATAG